In Trichoderma atroviride chromosome 2, complete sequence, one DNA window encodes the following:
- a CDS encoding uncharacterized protein (EggNog:ENOG41~SECRETED:SignalP(1-16)) codes for MKLASVVFSLFPAALALPASEGTLSRRQTSLSAITDQLLFSTTLPDFITRRNAKNPSTLDWSSDGCTDSPDNPFGFPFVPACNRHDFGYQNYRLQSRFTESGKLNIDNNFKSDLYYQCQSSSVTSVCKALADVYYAAVRAFGGGDASPGKREESQDDLIREYEEKLEIYNQAVKDAQDKGLLPVLD; via the exons ATGAAGCTGGCATCCGTCGTTTTTAGCCTTTTCCCCGCCGCATTGGCATTGCCAGCCTCTGAAGGCACTTTGAGCCGACGGCAAACCAGCCTCTCAGCTATCACAGATCAGCTGCTGTTCAGCACAACACTCCCCGACTTCATTACTCGCCGCAATGCCAAAAACCCTTCTACGCTTGACTGGTCGTCTGATGGCTGCACCGACTCGCCGGATAATCCGTTTGGATTCCCCTTTGTCCCTGCTTGCAACCGACACGATTTCGGCTACCAGAACTATCGCCTACAAAGTCGGTTTACGGAGAGCGGCAAGCTCAATATTGACAATAACTTCAAATCTGA CCTCTACTACCAATGCCAATCATCAAGTGTAACGTCAGTTTGCAAAGCACTTGCAGATGTTTATTATGCTGCGGTGAGAGCATTTGGAGGCGGCGACGCCTCCCCcggaaagagagaagaatcaCAAGACGATTTGATCAGGGAGTACGAGGAAAAGTTGGAAATTTATAACCAGGCTGTAAAGGATGCCCAAGACAAGGGATTGCTGCCGGTTCTAGACTGA
- a CDS encoding uncharacterized protein (EggNog:ENOG41) has translation MALERPSSEIPDYLKQLYAAYRHTSDISSKGNFFSSTCLQICRPQPSFAARDRETIVRYLHEASGKGADTPASTTEATNKQSKKSYYTIRPIREDEFEFGTDDQVKPAGFVTAEDLKQKARIEGWVGMRVDLWDEEGKDGSEGRLIKVQYWWRKEEQGWIQICHDIMYIGPRDGTEGSQGELLE, from the coding sequence atggCGCTAGAGCGCCCTTCATCAGAGATCCCCGACTATCTCAAACAGCTTTATGCTGCCTATCGCCATACCAGTGACATAAGCTCGAAAGGcaacttcttttcttctaccTGCCTCCAAATATGCCGGCCACAGCCATCATTTGCAGCTCGCGATAGAGAGACTATTGTGCGGTATCTCCACGAAGCGTCAGGCAAGGGTGCTGACACCCCAGCATCGACAACTGAAGCAACAAACAAGCAGTCGAAAAAGAGCTATTACACGATCCGGCCCATACGAGAAGATGAGTTCGAGTTTGGCACTGATGATCAGGTCAAGCCCGCTGGATTTGTGACAGCAGAAGATCTCAAGCAAAAGGCAAGAATTGAGGGATGGGTAGGCATGAGAGTCGACTTATGGGATGAAGAGGGGAAAGATGGAAGTGAGGGGCGCCTGATCAAAGTTCAGTACTGGTGGAGGAAAGAGGAACAAGGATGGATACAGATTTGCCATGATATTATGTACATAGGGCCGAGAGATGGGACCGAAGGCAGCCAGGGCGAGCTGCTTGAGTGA
- a CDS encoding uncharacterized protein (EggNog:ENOG41) — protein MSAPTPNPVVAPDHVLALLDRLHQESLTQEAALPSTYLASGGFDDLMRDKFIALDQDKSQFVYQLARATGARNIVEIGTSFGVSTIYLALAVGSNLDNLGGEGKVIATEKEHTKAEKARQYWQEAGNDLVTRHIDLREGDLLETLTKDIPQIDLILLDIWAPVALPALKLLEPKLRSGGVVILDNSISSATRYKELLEHLRSPKNGYTNLTLPYSKGLEMSVKL, from the exons ATGTCCGCTCCAACTCCAAACCCTGTTGTGGCACCAGACCATGTTCTTGCGCTGCTCGATCGTCTGCATCAAGAGTCACTTACACAAGAAGCCGCTCTTCCATCGACTTACTTGGCTTCTGGTGGCTTTGATGACTTGATGCGAGACAAGTTCATTGCCCTGGATCAAGATAAAAGTCAATTTGTCTATCAACTTGCGAGAGCAACCGGCGCTCGTAACATTGTCGAGATCGGCACCAGCTTTGGGGTCTCTACTATCTATCTCGCTTTGGCAGTGGGAAGTAATCTCGATAACCTTGGTGGCGAGGGTAAGGTTATTGCCACGGAGAAAGAACATACAAAGGCCGAGAAAGCTCGCCAATAttggcaagaagctggaaacGATCTTGTGACGCGCCATATCGACTTGAGAGAAGGGGATCTCCTTGAAACGTTGACTAAAGACATCCCGCAGATTGATCTGATTCTCCTTGATA TCTGGGCCCCTGTTGCCCTTCCTGCGTTGAAACTCTTGGAGCCAAAGCTGAGATCTGGAGGCGTTGTTATTCTTGACAACTCGATTTCCTCTGCTACCAGATACAAAGAATTACTGGAGCATTTGAGGTCTCCGAAAAATGGTTATACGAATCTGACACTTCCTTATTCTAAAGGCTTGGAGATGT